The following coding sequences lie in one Rutidosis leptorrhynchoides isolate AG116_Rl617_1_P2 chromosome 4, CSIRO_AGI_Rlap_v1, whole genome shotgun sequence genomic window:
- the LOC139844707 gene encoding probable galacturonosyltransferase-like 9 has protein sequence MSSILFRLNVAIAVVFLFISLPLPCFGIRSFPTTGNIHISQVVGEDMLGYMEAPEYRNGVECSNKTIHVAMTLDSEYLRGSVAAIHSVLRHASCPENVFFHVIAAEFDPASPRVLTRIVRNTFPSLNFKVYIFREDSVINLISSSIRVALENPLNYARNYLGEILDPDVDRVIYLDSDVVLVDDIQKLWSINLQNNRVIGAPEYCHANFTKYFTESFWSDPLLSRVFTSKNPCYFNTGVMVMDMAKWRSGNYRRLIENWMEIQRKKRIYDLGSLPPFLLVFAGNIEPIDHRWNQHGLGGDNVKGSCRSLHSGPVSLLHWSGKGKPWVRLDERRPCPLDYLWQPYDLHHLKNQRQQLD, from the coding sequence ATGAGTAGCATTCTGTTTCGACTGAATGTTGCAATCGCAGTCGTGTTTTTATTCATCTCTCTCCCGTTACCGTGTTTTGGCATCCGTTCTTTTCCGACCACCGGAAATATCCACATCAGTCAGGTGGTCGGAGAAGATATGCTGGGATACATGGAAGCGCCAGAGTATCGTAACGGCGTTGAATGTTCAAACAAAACTATCCACGTGGCAATGACACTCGACTCTGAATACCTTCGCGGTTCAGTCGCCGCAATCCACTCCGTTCTCCGACACGCTTCGTGTCCTGAAAACGTGTTCTTCCACGTCATCGCCGCCGAGTTTGACCCAGCGAGTCCACGTGTCCTGACtcggattgtacgcaacacgttccCATCTCTTAACTTCAAAGTCTACATCTTCAGAGAAGATTCAGTAATAAATCTGATTTCATCATCAATCCGGGTTGCGCTCGAGAACCCGTTAAACTACGCCCGAAACTATTTAGGCGAGATACTTGACCCGGATGTGGACCGTGTCATTTACCTCGATTCCGACGTCGTTTTAGTAGACGACATTCAAAAGCTATGGAGCATTAATTTACAAAACAACCGAGTAATCGGAGCTCCGGAATATTGTCACGCGAACTTTACGAAATATTTTACGGAAAGCTTCTGGTCCGACCCGTTATTGTCTCGGGTATTCACTTCGAAAAACCCGTGCTATTTCAACACCGGTGTAATGGTAATGGATATGGCTAAATGGAGATCCGGAAATTACCGTAGGCTAATTGAAAACTGGATGGAAATACAACGAAAAAAAAGGATCTACGATTTAGGTTCATTGCCACCATTTTTACTGGTGTTTGCCGGTAACATAGAACCGATTGACCACAGATGGAACCAACATGGTTTGGGTGGGGATAATGTGAAGGGCAGTTGCCGGTCATTACATTCGGGTCCGGTGAGTTTGTTACATTGGAGCGGTAAAGGGAAACCATGGGTCAGATTAGATGAACGGAGACCGTGTCCGTTGGATTATTTATGGCAGCCGTACGATCTTCACCACCTAAAGAATCAACGTCAGCAGCTGGATTAA